One Ricinus communis isolate WT05 ecotype wild-type chromosome 7, ASM1957865v1, whole genome shotgun sequence genomic region harbors:
- the LOC8278407 gene encoding uncharacterized protein LOC8278407, translated as MSSRRPPLHTCGLSFMEIADEVCIKAQQLSGPIGSMTKKISRMASLASPFVYALEYQLLLIFSFLDDRIFALEYVVEAIFPPSKYVFDKVDEFVKIAEVLPGKFDEAVSKFPTIIHQVPFLDWALFRAISSLNFFLSILIEWGSENAKEKEILIDINCNESSNESGAAQKADQRKESQKNGIKEDGVPTSVSSGVENGTVMKCTYKDALEKVMKATYKDALEKGTKELDSRNEEKKEGRTKKSIGKKKNRATAETEIKEAITEGKMKKNIENKEETVKKEIRKSRPDKEATKGGTKKKIENTEKSAKEETEKSIIKEVNREGGDKNANKIEEKLSNGDQILELFESAWLASPRNKETPSSLSRSVSYQW; from the coding sequence atgagttCCAGACGCCCTCCACTACATACCTGTGGACTTTCTTTCATGGAAATAGCTGACGAAGTCTGCATAAAGGCACAACAACTCAGTGGACCCATAGGTTCAATGACAAAGAAGATTTCCAGGATGGCTTCATTAGCCTCCCCTTTTGTCTACGCTCTTGAATATCAGCTGCTGTTAATCTTTTCCTTCTTGGATGATCGGATTTTCGCCCTTGAATACGTGGTTGAGGCCATTTTCCCGCCTTCGAAATACGTGTTCGATAAGGTTGATGAATTTGTCAAGATTGCTGAAGTCCTGCCAGGAAAGTTTGATGAAGCTGTGAGCAAGTTTCCAACAATTATCCATCAAGTTCCATTTCTTGATTGGGCCTTGTTTCGTGCCATTTCAAGCCTGAATTTCTTCCTCTCTATATTGATAGAATGGGGATCAGAAAATGCCaaggaaaaggaaatattGATTGATATCAACTGTAACGAGAGCAGCAATGAATCAGGTGCAGCTCAAAAAGCggatcaaagaaaagaatctcAGAAGAACGGAATTAAAGAAGATGGTGTTCCTACATCTGTATCATCAGGAGTTGAAAATGGAACAGTCATGAAATGCACGTATAAGGATGCACTAGAGAAGGTCATGAAAGCCACATACAAGGATGCACTGGAGAAGGGAACTAAAGAATTAGACAGCAGAAACGAGGAAAAGAAGGAAGGAAGAACAAAGAAGAGCAtcggaaagaaaaagaatagagcAACGGCAGAGACAGAAATCAAGGAAGCTATCACAGAAggaaagatgaagaagaacatagaaaataaagaagagaCTGTTAAGAAGGAAATCAGAAAATCCAGACCTGACAAGGAGGCAACTAAGGGAGgaacaaagaagaagatagaaaaCACAGAAAAGAGTGCAAAAGAGGAGACTGAAAAATCCATTATCAAGGAAGTAAACAGGGAAGGAGGGGATAAAAATGCTAATAAAATAGAGGAAAAACTTAGCAACGGGGATCAGATTCTGGAGCTGTTTGAGTCTGCTTGGCTTGCGAGcccaagaaataaagaaacacCAAGCTCTCTCTCACGTTCGGTATCATATCAATGGTGA